The endosymbiont of Bathymodiolus septemdierum str. Myojin knoll sequence CCGACTGCCCAAATGATTTGCTCAAAGCCACCAAATTCACCGTGATTGGTAAAAATGGTTTTATCAACAGAGACTTTATCAATCGTAGTACCATGATGAATTTTAATACCATGTGCCGTGTAGTCTTTTTCCAATGCTGCTTGAATTATCGGGTCAAAGCCTCGTAACAAGGTATCTGCCCTGCCAAAAATCTCAACCTCACTACCAAGTGCATTTAGCACACCCGCCAATTCAACACCGATATAGCCACCACCAATCACCGCAACTTTCTTAGGCAATGCTTCTAATTCAAAAAACCCATCAGAAGTAATACCGTATTCTGCGCCTTCAATGTGCGGCACCGCTGGTTCACCACCAGGCGATAAAACGATATAATCGGCACTGTAATTTTTACCATTCACAGATACGGTATTTTTATCTACCAACTTGCCGAAGCCATGAATGTAATCAATGCCCAATTTTTCTAAATATCCATCGTACCAAGTGGTAATACCATTAATGTAGTTATCTCTTGCTGTTTTTAACGCTTTCCAATCAAAGTTTTTCAGCTCAACATCAAACCCAAACCCCTTGGCGCTGTTAATCTGTGTTGCTGTATTGGCCGCAAACCACATTACTTTTTTAGGCACACAGCCGACATTCACGCAAGTACCACCAATGGTTTTAACCTCAATCACCAAACATTTTTTGCCGTATTCTGCTGCGCGTTCTACCGCTGATAGTCCACCAGAACCCGCACCAATTGCAATCATATCATAATGTTTTTTCATTTTTTTCTCCTAAAAAAAAGGGCTTTCGCCCTTATTTGAATTCATTCAAGAAATTAATGCGCAATCGGTTTGTCGGTAAATAAATAATCTTTTAGTTCTTTGTCAAAAGCCTTATCCTTGCGTCTAATCCACTCTAGCACCATTGCGGCATGTTCTTTTTCTTCATCACGATTATGTGCCAAAATTGTCGATAATTCGCTGTCTTGACACGCATCAATACGCTGATTATACCAATCAATTGCCTCTAATTCTTCCATTAAAGAGACAATTGCTTTGTGCATATCTTTGGTTTCTTAGGTTAAGTTTTTCTCAGCTTCGTGATAGCCTTCATTTGCCATGATTATTCTCCTTTAAAATATTGTTCTAATTCATCAGCGCCGCCAATATATTTACCACCGATAAATATTTGTGGTGTGGTACTTTTTCCACTCACTGCGTTTAATGAACGAGAGGTGATACCTTTGCCAAGCTCTATTATTTCAACATAAATTTTGTGTTTTTCTAATAAGTCTATCGCTCTTTTGCAATGTGGACAGCCTTTGCGAGAAAACAAGGTAGCTGTTTTTGGCACAATTGCATTAGGGTTGATGTAATTTAGCATTGTATCAGCATCAGATACCTCAAATGGGTCGCCTTCTACCTCTGGTTCAATAAACATTTTTTCAATAATACCATTTTTAATCAACATAGAATAACGCCACGACCTTTTGCCAAAGCCTAAATGATTTTTATCTATCAACATTCCCATACCATCGGTAAATTCGCCATTGCCATCGGGAAGCATGGTAATGTTTTCAGCCTCTTGATCTTTTTTCCATTCATTCATTACAAAAGTATCATTAACCGATATGCAAACAATTTCATCCACACCATTTTCTTTAAAAATAGGGGCTAATTCATTAAAACGCGGCAAGTGTGAAGAGGAGCAAGTGGGTGTGTAGGCGCCAGGTAGTGAAAATACAATAACCGTTTTATTATTAAAAATATCATCACTTGTAATATCTACCCACTGATGATTGCGCTGTGTTTTAAAAGTGACACTAGGCACTTTATTTGCTGTTTTATCTTCTAACATGATTACTCCTTATTGATTAAAATGTTATTTTAGATAGAATTAATTATTAAGTAAAACGAAAAATATTGATTATAATGATTGATAAAAACGATTATCAATATTTATGCTACCTTCACTTAAAAATTTAACATACCTTTTAGCGCTTAAAAAGCACCTGCATTTTTCCAAGGCTGCAAAGGCTTGTTTTGTGAGTCAATCAACCCTAAGTGCCGGCATCAATAAATTAGAACAAGACTTAAATGTGCAATTAGTTGAGCGAACCAATAAATATGTTTTATTTACACCAATAGGCGTAAGGATTGCTAAATATGCTCAAGATGTAATGTTTTCAATGCAAGATTTGATCGGGGTGGCTGATTTAGATTTTTTTAACTCAACCATTAAAATTGGCATCATTCCAACCATTGCCGCTTATTTGTTGCCAGAATTTGTCGCCAAGGTCAAACAAAACTATCCAAAACTTAAATTAGTTATTATTGAAGATACCAGTGCCAATCTTTTATTGAAAGTTGCACAATTAGAAATAGATTTTGCGATTTTTGCATTTCC is a genomic window containing:
- the gorA gene encoding glutathione-disulfide reductase, whose amino-acid sequence is MKKHYDMIAIGAGSGGLSAVERAAEYGKKCLVIEVKTIGGTCVNVGCVPKKVMWFAANTATQINSAKGFGFDVELKNFDWKALKTARDNYINGITTWYDGYLEKLGIDYIHGFGKLVDKNTVSVNGKNYSADYIVLSPGGEPAVPHIEGAEYGITSDGFFELEALPKKVAVIGGGYIGVELAGVLNALGSEVEIFGRADTLLRGFDPIIQAALEKDYTAHGIKIHHGTTIDKVSVDKTIFTNHGEFGGFEQIIWAVGRNPMTQHLGLENAGVACNQRGFIPTDKFQTTNVENIFALGDATGRTPLTPVAIAAGRRLSDRIYNDMKDRHLDYNNIATVVFSHPPIGTIGLTEAEANEKFDKVKIYQSEFTPMADALLDHKTTTALKLVCAGDDEKVVGCHIIGHGADEMLQGFAVAIKIGATKKQFDDTVAIHPSSAEELVTMR
- a CDS encoding ferritin family protein, with the translated sequence MHKAIVSLMEELEAIDWYNQRIDACQDSELSTILAHNRDEEKEHAAMVLEWIRRKDKAFDKELKDYLFTDKPIAH
- a CDS encoding glutathione peroxidase; the encoded protein is MLEDKTANKVPSVTFKTQRNHQWVDITSDDIFNNKTVIVFSLPGAYTPTCSSSHLPRFNELAPIFKENGVDEIVCISVNDTFVMNEWKKDQEAENITMLPDGNGEFTDGMGMLIDKNHLGFGKRSWRYSMLIKNGIIEKMFIEPEVEGDPFEVSDADTMLNYINPNAIVPKTATLFSRKGCPHCKRAIDLLEKHKIYVEIIELGKGITSRSLNAVSGKSTTPQIFIGGKYIGGADELEQYFKGE
- a CDS encoding LysR substrate-binding domain-containing protein, whose protein sequence is MLPSLKNLTYLLALKKHLHFSKAAKACFVSQSTLSAGINKLEQDLNVQLVERTNKYVLFTPIGVRIAKYAQDVMFSMQDLIGVADLDFFNSTIKIGIIPTIAAYLLPEFVAKVKQNYPKLKLVIIEDTSANLLLKVAQLEIDFAIFAFPFEERENIIQKRIFEDKLYLVKHQNGQNNELLLLEQGHCLRSHILDNDNIDKTKVSEYTCASLETLVIMINMEIGVSFLPKIVIDSGILDKYPELIIDKNQVVLSRDIGIIYRKNTPNEDGILTLSLFLR